One window of Gloeothece citriformis PCC 7424 genomic DNA carries:
- a CDS encoding helix-turn-helix domain-containing protein, whose amino-acid sequence MNTAKQKSPDKNKDLENFKTGKFLTPFQRKLLQKSCQNRELSEPYRQRLQIMLLADEGKSQAEICQQVGCCHGTARHWILMARTGQAHHWQDQPIGRPKAVNDQYLERLKELVNQSPKDCGYSFSRWTAGWLSKHLAKEFEIEVSDRHINRLLKQMGLSTRPKSPQTQNNNSLTHSGKRILIDDLSSHSNLDPQPLWHLQTLTFN is encoded by the coding sequence ATGAATACAGCCAAGCAAAAATCCCCAGACAAAAACAAAGACTTAGAAAACTTTAAAACGGGTAAATTTTTAACTCCCTTTCAACGCAAGTTGCTCCAAAAAAGTTGCCAAAATCGGGAGTTATCCGAACCCTATCGGCAACGACTACAAATCATGTTACTCGCCGATGAAGGAAAAAGCCAAGCAGAAATTTGTCAACAGGTTGGATGCTGTCATGGAACAGCAAGACATTGGATTTTAATGGCTCGTACTGGACAAGCTCATCATTGGCAAGATCAACCGATTGGTCGTCCTAAAGCCGTTAATGACCAATATTTAGAACGCTTAAAAGAATTAGTTAATCAAAGTCCTAAAGACTGTGGATATTCTTTTAGTCGTTGGACAGCCGGATGGTTAAGTAAACATTTAGCTAAAGAATTTGAGATTGAAGTCAGCGATCGTCATATTAATAGATTACTTAAACAGATGGGATTATCCACTCGTCCTAAATCTCCTCAAACTCAGAACAATAATTCCTTAACTCATTCAGGAAAACGAATCTTAATTGACGACTTATCTTCTCATTCCAATCTTGACCCTCAACCTCTTTGGCATTTGCAAACTTTAACCTTTAACTAA
- a CDS encoding peptidase domain-containing ABC transporter has protein sequence MVQNTTDTLISHQQLQQTLGYAIKAADYAKYLKQIKILEPKVGRFWQTENAEAGIYIILTGKVRLINSEGDLMTTLEEGASFGECTFFPDDNFAPYSVRVSVKTVLAYLSPELLFPLINKYPQIRDHFYHQAQNYHNLLPKSELSSEQSTPQTAAIIPVAFTPEAQKSQKPISKAYFPNPTQRVGHLLQRVIRRYPFYAQQSGSDCGAACLIMVARYWGKKFSLNRIRDIANVDRNGASLRGLSAAAESIGFSTRPVKASLDQLAKQQLPAIVHWEGKHYIVVYEISRRKVIIADPAIGQKTLTHREFKANWTGYTLLLQPTTLLQRAKEHTNSFWQFFDLIKPHGLVLFEVFIASLFIQIFGLVTPIFTQLILDRVVVQRSELTLMAVGLGLLIFGLFRVAMMGLRQYLLDHTANKVDLALIVGFIRHTLRLPLSFFESRYVGDILSRVQENRKIQRFLTGEALSILLDLLTVFIYVGLMFWYSWKLAILALAIVPPFFLLAIIATPFLKRISREIFASIANEQSYLIEALSGIRTVKSTSVEQTVRWHWEELLHQEVKSNFSGQVIGNRLQIFSNTIEALATTGLLWFGAWLVIQNQLTIGQLVAFNMLLSNIIRPFQRLTVLWEQLQEVVIAVERLNDVLDYEPEEDLHHQARQSLPRLQGEIEFNNVTFRYHPESDLNILENLSFKIKPGQMVALVGRSGSGKTTISKLVLGLYMPTDGKILIDGHDITSLSLHSLRGQIGVVDQDTFLFGGTIRENISLGHPSSSLEEIIKAAKLAGADDFIKRLPMGYETQIGEGGGLLSGGQRQRIAIARALLGNPRLLVMDEATSHLDSESERIIQNNLNSILKNRTTLIIAHRLSTVRKADLILVLDRGVLIESGTHQELMAKRGHYYYLNQQQLDVTP, from the coding sequence ATGGTACAGAATACTACTGACACTTTAATTTCTCATCAACAATTACAACAGACCCTCGGATATGCCATCAAAGCAGCAGACTATGCCAAATATCTCAAACAAATTAAAATTTTAGAGCCAAAAGTTGGGCGATTTTGGCAAACAGAAAACGCAGAAGCAGGAATATATATCATCCTTACCGGTAAAGTCCGGCTCATCAATAGCGAAGGAGACTTAATGACTACTTTAGAAGAAGGAGCTTCTTTTGGAGAATGCACCTTTTTCCCCGACGACAACTTTGCGCCTTATTCCGTGAGAGTTTCCGTTAAGACCGTATTAGCTTATTTGTCTCCTGAATTATTATTTCCCCTCATCAATAAATACCCTCAAATTCGAGACCATTTTTATCATCAAGCACAAAATTATCATAATTTATTACCCAAATCAGAGCTTTCCTCAGAACAATCGACCCCTCAAACCGCCGCCATCATTCCCGTTGCTTTTACCCCAGAAGCCCAAAAATCCCAAAAACCCATCAGTAAAGCTTACTTTCCCAATCCTACACAACGAGTCGGTCATTTACTGCAAAGAGTGATTCGACGGTATCCATTTTATGCCCAACAAAGCGGGTCTGATTGCGGTGCAGCTTGTTTAATTATGGTTGCTCGTTATTGGGGCAAAAAATTTAGTCTTAACCGTATTAGAGACATTGCCAATGTTGACCGGAATGGAGCATCATTAAGAGGACTTTCCGCCGCCGCAGAAAGTATCGGATTTTCCACTCGTCCGGTTAAAGCTAGTTTAGATCAACTCGCAAAACAACAACTCCCCGCGATCGTTCATTGGGAAGGAAAACACTACATTGTTGTTTATGAAATTAGTCGCAGAAAGGTTATTATTGCCGATCCAGCGATTGGGCAAAAAACCTTAACTCATCGAGAATTTAAAGCGAATTGGACAGGGTATACTCTTCTATTACAACCGACAACCCTGTTACAACGAGCGAAAGAACATACTAATTCTTTTTGGCAATTTTTTGACTTAATTAAACCGCATGGATTAGTTCTTTTTGAAGTTTTTATTGCTTCTTTATTTATTCAAATTTTTGGGTTAGTTACCCCTATTTTTACTCAATTAATTTTAGACCGAGTTGTCGTACAGCGATCGGAACTCACTTTAATGGCAGTGGGGTTAGGATTACTCATTTTTGGCTTATTTCGAGTGGCCATGATGGGATTAAGACAATACTTACTCGATCATACGGCTAATAAAGTTGACCTCGCTTTAATTGTTGGATTTATTCGTCATACTCTCCGCTTACCGTTAAGCTTTTTTGAATCCCGTTATGTCGGGGATATTCTCTCTAGAGTCCAAGAAAATAGAAAGATTCAACGGTTTTTAACGGGAGAAGCTTTATCGATACTTTTAGATTTATTAACGGTTTTTATTTATGTCGGGTTGATGTTTTGGTACAGTTGGAAACTCGCCATATTAGCCCTAGCTATTGTTCCTCCCTTTTTCCTCCTAGCGATTATTGCTACTCCCTTTTTAAAACGAATTTCTAGAGAAATTTTTGCCTCGATCGCTAATGAACAAAGTTATTTAATTGAAGCCTTAAGCGGCATTAGAACAGTCAAATCGACTTCGGTTGAACAGACCGTCCGTTGGCACTGGGAAGAGTTATTACATCAAGAAGTTAAAAGCAACTTTTCCGGTCAAGTCATTGGCAACCGCTTACAAATCTTTAGTAATACAATCGAAGCTTTAGCGACCACTGGCTTATTATGGTTTGGGGCTTGGTTAGTGATTCAAAATCAGCTAACCATTGGTCAATTAGTCGCCTTTAATATGTTGCTGAGTAACATTATTCGACCTTTCCAAAGATTAACGGTATTGTGGGAACAATTACAAGAAGTGGTTATTGCTGTAGAACGTTTAAATGATGTTTTAGATTACGAACCCGAAGAAGATTTACATCATCAAGCCCGTCAATCTTTACCGAGATTACAAGGAGAAATTGAATTTAATAATGTGACTTTTCGTTATCATCCCGAAAGCGATCTTAATATTCTTGAAAATCTCAGTTTTAAGATTAAACCCGGACAAATGGTTGCCTTAGTGGGGCGCAGTGGTTCAGGTAAAACGACGATTTCTAAATTGGTTTTAGGGTTATATATGCCCACTGATGGAAAAATATTAATTGATGGTCATGATATTACCAGTTTATCTTTACATTCTCTTAGAGGACAAATTGGAGTTGTCGATCAAGATACCTTTCTTTTTGGGGGTACAATTCGAGAAAATATCAGTTTAGGTCATCCTTCATCCAGTTTAGAAGAGATTATTAAAGCCGCTAAATTAGCAGGGGCTGACGATTTTATTAAAAGATTACCGATGGGTTATGAAACTCAAATTGGCGAAGGAGGAGGACTCTTATCCGGCGGACAACGGCAAAGAATTGCGATCGCTCGTGCTTTATTAGGAAATCCTCGCCTTTTAGTGATGGATGAAGCAACTTCTCACTTAGACTCAGAATCTGAGCGTATTATTCAAAATAACCTCAATTCTATTTTAAAAAATCGAACTACTTTAATTATTGCTCATCGGTTATCTACTGTTCGTAAAGCAGATTTAATTTTAGTTCTCGATCGAGGAGTTTTAATCGAAAGTGGGACTCATCAAGAATTAATGGCCAAACGAGGACACTATTATTATCTCAATCAACAACAATTAGATGTAACGCCATAA